One Microplitis demolitor isolate Queensland-Clemson2020A chromosome 2, iyMicDemo2.1a, whole genome shotgun sequence DNA segment encodes these proteins:
- the LOC103576947 gene encoding apyrase translates to MIKKLVIFILVKCISGLTGRESYPGRTDLFELSIVHINDFHARFEEVSPTASACQRKEGAICIGGLPRVFTAAKQLLKERPNAILLNAGDHYQGTLWYNLHRWNATVTFFNMVPWDVLTIGNHEFDDGIAGLVPFLKNIKSPVVITNIDMSKEPTMQNLTTNSTIIYRNGKKIGVIGAIIKTATELSKTEKLKFLDEIETINLEAQKLKNNENVDIIIVLSHCGLPVDRKIAANCPLVDVIVGGHSHTFLYSGKPPFIDKPEDEYPVVVKQKSNRTVLIVQAAAFTKYLGNLTVWFNEQGEVEAWEGNPILLDETIEQDPEMLRALEPWKKQVDALGGKVIGSTRVKMPKSCRVGECNMGNMITDAMIESFVDQAEDESYWTYASIAVTNGGGIRSPIDSASGDITFADLVMVQPFENNWDVVEMLGSDIRQTLEVCVARSKPGRWEGYSFLVWSGLRVFYNMSQPAYSRVAKVTVQCRQCDIPVYENLVDHQWYRIVVPTFLLRSGDGHAIIATRHRNHVVGGRDIDYLVNYVQKMSPLIHGLEGRIIFL, encoded by the exons atgattaaaaaattagtgattTTCATTTTAGTTAAATGTATAAGTGGATTAACAGGTCGAGAATCGTATCCAGGAAGGACAGATCTATTCGAACTTTCTATTGTTCATATCAATGATTTTCATGCTAG ATTTGAAGAAGTGAGTCCAACTGCAAGTGCATGCCAACGAAAAGAAGGGGCAATTTGCATTGGCGGATTGCCACGAGTATTCACAGCGGCTAAACAATTACTAAAAGAACGACCGAATGCTATTCTTTTGAATGCCGGTGATCATTATCAAGGTACTCTTTGGTACAATTTACATCGTTGGAATGCTACTGTCACTTTTTTTAACATGGTTCCATGGGATGTGTTG actatAGGAAATCATGAATTTGATGACGGTATCGCTGGCTTAgtaccatttttaaaaaatattaaatcgcCGGTCGTTATCACTAATATTGATATGAGTAAAGAGCCGACAATGCag aatttgACAACAAATAGtacaattatttatcgtaatggtaaaaaaattggtGTAATTGGAGCCATTATCAAAACCGCaacc GAACTatcaaaaacagaaaaattaaaatttctagacGAAAtcgaaacaataaatttagaagctcaaaaattaaaaaacaatgaaaatgtTGACATAATAATAGTACTGAGTCATTGCGGGCTGCCTGTTGATAGAAAAATCGCAGCTAATTGTCCCCTTGTTGATGTAATTGTCGGTGGACATTCTCATACATTTCTATATTCAG gtAAACCACCATTCATAGACAAGCCAGAAGATGAATACCCAGTAGTAGTAAAACAGAAATCAAATCGTACCGTTCTTATCGTTCAAGCAGCAGCATTTACCAA ATACTTGGGGAATTTAACCGTCTGGTTCAATGAACAAGGTGAGGTAGAAGCCTGGGAAGGGAACCCCATCTTACTGGACGAAACGATTGAACAGGATCCAGAAATGTTGAGAGCATTGGAACCCTGGAAGAAGCAAGTAGACGCACTGGGTGGCAAAGTAATTGGCAGCACGCGAGTTAAAATGCCCAAAAGCTGTCGTGTAGGTGAATGCAACATGGGCAACATGATAACTGACGCCATGATTGAGTCATTTGTTGATCAAGCTGAAGACGAAAGCTACTGGACCTACGCATCAATAGCCGTGACAAATGGTGGTGGCATTCGCAGTCCCATTGATTCGGCATCTGGGGACATCACATTCGCTGATCTGGTAATGGTCCAACCGTTTGAAAACAATTGGGACGTTGTTGAGATGCTTGGTAGCGACATTAGGCAGACTCTAGAAGTTTGCGTTGCGCGGAGCAAACCAGGACGCTGGGAGGGTTATTCATTTCTAGTTTGGTCAGGGTTGCGGGTATTTTACAACATGTCCCAACCTGCTTACTCACGGGTCGCTAAGGTGACCGTTCAATGCCGTCAATGCGACATTCCCGTCTACGAAAATCTTGTTGACCATCAGTGGTACCGAATAGTTGTGCCGACATTCCTTCTAAGAAGTGGAGATGGACACGCAATCATCGCAACTAGGCATCGTAATCACGTTGTAGGAGGACGCGATATTGATTATCTTGTCAATTATGTCCAGAAAATGAGCCCTCTAATTCATGGACTGGAAGgaaggattatttttttgtga
- the LOC103576948 gene encoding corepressor interacting with RBPJ 1: MRDTSDMMEDAMSEDTMMDCGGDGGVSDLSDLSTDISDTSASIREAAERLLTLLGVDDADEDFLSSEDEGVELDIDVDLDDDVLFPDDENNRLLHQLANSLAEELKQTSNRVRMDVHDNFNNQSSSSSSSSSSSSSSSSSSNSPHSGTRKCQTYHADYKSDVDLELDYRSHKRLKVDNVQDSSYINVGSTCSWNAGWDACATEAVRYLMEEEGLAGHHPTVLALKNHLALQRNFSLYKT; this comes from the exons ATGCGAGACACTAGTGACATGATGGAAGACGCCATGTCAGAG GATACGATGATGGATTGTGGAGGGGATGGAGGTGTCAGTGATCTCAGTGATTTATCGACTGATATTTCCGATACTTCAGCATCGATACGtg aagCAGCTGAACGTCTGCTAACTCTATTAGGAGTCGACGATGCAGACGaagattttttatcatccGAAGACGAAGGGGTCGAGCTGGATATTGACGTAGATCTCGATGATGACGTCCTATTTCCTGACGACGAGAACAATAGACTACTTCACCAATTAGCTAATTCACTTGCCGAAGAGTTGAAGCAGACTTCGAACCGCGTGCGCATGGATGtacatgataattttaataaccaatcatcttcttcttcttcttcttcttcttcatcttcatcttcgTCTTCATCTTCAAACTCCCCACACTCTGGAACTCGTAAATGTCAAACTTACCATGCAGATTACAAGTCAGACGTCGACTTGGAGCTAGATTATCGATCTCATAAACGTCTAAAGGTAGACAATGTCCAAGATTCGAGTTATATAAACGTTGGCTCGACATGTTCGTGGAACGCCGGCTGGGACGCCTGTGCTACCGAAGCTGTGAGATATTTAATGGAAGAAGAGGGTCTTGCTGGTCATCATCCAACTGTCTTGGCGTTAAAAAATCACCTGGCGTTACAACGGAATTTTTCTCTGTACAAAACttag